The nucleotide window AAAAGGATTCCAACTGGAATCCCTATCTTTATCGTACGTTAGCTCTTTACGTTTTTTTTGGTGGAGAGTATTCAATCGTCTCTTTGTTCAAAGAACTGACTGGTCATGAGTTGGATATTCATACTTTGGCTTTGCCTTACGCTCGTCCCAATTACACCAAGCTTTATGACAACCGCTTCCAGTGCCCGGTGATTTTTGAGCAAAACCATTGTGAACTGCGTTTTGATGCCTCGGTTTTATCACAAACCTTATTGACTCATGATGCCGCGACACTGAAGCGCTATCTCGCGTCTTGCCAGTCGATAGTGGAAACGCTGGACTCTGAGCATCTGCTGACTAACCAAATCAAAACGATCTTTTATCAAACCGCAGGCAGTTTCCCGAATATTGAACAACTCGCGGATGAGTTTGGTTGTAGCTCTCGTACACTCAGGAGAGAGCTAGTGACCCATGATTCCAGTTATCAAATATTGCTTACCGAAGTTAGAGTGGAACTGGCCAAAGAGCTGTTACTCGGCACAACCATGAGTATCGATGACATCGGTGAAAGGCTCGGTTATAGCGACCCGGCAAATTTCAGAAGGGCGTTTAAAGGTTGGCTCAATAAAACGCCCGCTCAGTTTCGTGACGGTTTAAGTTAAAGCGTTACTTGCTAAAAAACTGCTCCCTGAAGTCGGATATTTGCTGTTGATAGTAACTGCCCCAATCGTGTTGAGTCCAAGTGGCATAACTTGAGCTTCGCTGAGAGTCTAAGGTCGCTTTGAGCTGATCCAGTTGCTCGTGATAACTCATCACGGTTTGTTGCTGTTGCGCGACTTGCTGTTCTCTTGCGGTAATGTTGCTGGCCTGCGCTTCATCTAAGTAGGCACCTTGGAGGTCGGCTTTGACTGATGCAACTTCAGCAGGGCTATAGCTGCTGGGTATCAAAGAGACTGCCAGTTCATATTTTTGAAGCTGTGTTTCGGCGTTTAACGTGCCCGTATTGTTTTGCCATTCACTAAGCAAATCTTGATAATTGGCCAAAAACTGGCTCGCTTCGTTCTCTTCAAGGGGGTTGGCGTCGAGCGTAAAATCTAGATGCGCAAACTGGTCTGCGAATAGCTGGTGGGCCAACTCTCCCCATACTTGCTGTGCAGACTGCTTGAATAAGGCAACACGATCTTCAAGAGTCTCTATGGATTCAAGTGGGATGGTACTTTGGGCTAATTGCCAGTCGACTGATAGCTGCGGATAGTCGCCCAGTAACTCAAACCATATACTCGGCAACTCTGATTTCAATCGTGCGAGTTGCTCAGTGCAGTCATCGCGTTGTTGGCAAAGCGCCCAAAACCCATCGAGTTCATCGAATAGAGCTTTACCTTCAAGTTCGCTTAAGTTTTCAACATGCGTTTCTCCGCCCGATGATTCTGCTTCGGGTTGTTTGTTCTGCGATGCTGCATTTCCCGAACTGGTGGTTGCAGTTGGTGTGAAATTATCGTCATCAGTTGTCGTAGAAACACGCGGCTTAGCTTCTGCGTGTTGAGCAGAAGATAGCGGTATTCCGTTCGATTTTGATGACCATGAGTAGCCAATAATGCTCGTCACCGCGACGAGCATTATGATTAATATAACTCGATGCATTATTGGTTCACCGAGTTACTTGATCACGGCGCTAACAGGGAAGTGGTCTGAAAGGTTGTAGTGCTTCCATAACTCACTGCTTGTTGAACGAGGAACATCAACGCGGTTATTGTTGTGAGTTTTTTGTGCGTACTCCGAACTCACCACTACGTAATCCAAGTATTCGACGTTTTCCCCGCCAGACATAGGTTCGCCTGCAAAGTTGTTGATACGAGGATCAAAGGTGGAAGCAGTATAACCTGAATACTCCGGCTCAGCGGCTTGCAGGTTAGCGAACATTTGTTGGTAGTCGCCTGGGAACTTCAGCTTGTTCACGTTGAAGTCACCGCTATAAATAACCGTCTCTGAAGTTGGTATTTCCAGTGATTGAGCAAGCTGACGCATCTGTTTAAATTGGCGCTGTCGGTAGTCACGAGCGGTATCGGTATCGAATGATGCCGTGTGGGTGCCGAAAACATGGTAAGCCTGACCATTCTTGATAACCTCCGCATAATTAACCCCCTTATCAGCGAAACAATCTGTGCCTGTACAATCAGGGAACACGTATTGCGCTTCGTTGACAATAGGGTAGCGGCTGACAATGATCACGCCGCCGTCATAGATGTTAATCCCATCTTTATCGAGCATTTTAGTTTGATAAGGATACTCTTTTGCAAGCTCACGTAGGAACTTATCTCGTCCGTTGGCAAACACCTCTTGAAGCGCCAGCACGTCGTAGCCCTTTACGTATTGAGGGAGCAGGTCATAGCGGTCACCAATATGTGAAGCGATGGCAGGCAGCGCCCAGATGTTGTAAGTCATGACTTTCAGTGTATTGGCATCCGGCTCTGGCTGCTCATCCACTTTGGGCGGGGTGATGGTGTAATAAATATCATCGTAGCGCGCCGTAGAATCGGCTTTAAGTGCTAGCTCTGCATTGACCCCGAATGCATCGGTTGTGCTGCGATGAATATTACGATCGTCATGCAACGTTAGGTTGACGTCTGCGGCACTCAAGCCATGTTGCAGTGTCGAGTTGTACCAATGACCCTTCATGGTTTGGTTGAGCGTGACACTCTCTCCTACAGCGTTCGATACTACAGTGTCAAACTCGTAGGTCTTCCCAGATTTCACACCAGTCCAGCGATTGAAACTGATCAGCTTCTTCGTCTCCCAAGGGCCAATCTGTTCAACATGTTGCTGCCACTCATCACCGAATTGAAGCTGGTCGGTACCCGTGTGATTGGTTTGAATCGTCATTACTTGGCTAGTGTTATTGGTCAGGTACACATCGGTATCTGCAATAGCCGAGGTTGAAATGAATGAAGCTGATGCAAGTATTGCACTCAGGCAAGTCCATTGAGTTTTCATTTTCACGTTATCCTTACTGATTGGTTTAAAGAATAACGTAGTAAAGAGTTGTGACATTGGAGTTATAACTCTATGGGAATTATCCAAATATTAGATATATGCCATGGTTTTATAAATTAGATTACTCATTGAAAATTAACATATTGCTTTGCCTGAATGATAAGTGATACGCGCGCACGCTAAAAAACAGAGGAACGATTTGGGTTTGAGGGTAAGTCACTATTGGTTGTTTTCGTGGAAATCATAGGTCGGTAAATAACCAGAAATGGATGCTGTGAATCACGATAAGGGAAAACGCTAACCGCCTTGCTCTATCAGCATAAATTTTGCCATTGTTCAGTAAACAGATTCCTCAAAAACAGGTATGATAGTGTCGTTTTTAATCCTGAACTGGGAAAGTCATGGCAAAGTTAACACTCCAAGAGCAAATGCTTAAAGCTGGCTTGGTAAATGAGAAAAAATTAAAGAAGGCGAAGAAGGGCTCTAAAAAGTCTCGCGTTCAGTCTCGTGAAGCAAAAGCGGCAGCAGAAGAAACTAAACTGGCGCAGCAAGCGAAAGACAAAGAGTTAAACCAACAGTTGAAAGAACAGCAGTTGAGCAAAGAAATTAAAGCTCAAGTGAAGCAACTGATTGAGATGAACAAGATCGAACAGAAGAATGGTGAGATCAAATACAACTTCACCGACGGTACGCTAGTTAAATACCTTTACGTAGAAGATCTGACTCAAAAGCAACTAAGTAAAGGCATTCTAAGTATCGCGCGTCAAGGCGAAAGCTATGTTGTTATCCCTACTGCGGTAGCGAACAAGATCGCGATGCGTGACGAAGAATCTATTGTTGATACTCAAGCTTCAAGCTCTGATGAAGTAGACGAAGATGACCCGTACAAAGACTTCGTGATCCCAGATGATCTAATGTGGTAGTCCGTTTTACCTAGCTCCATTCTAATGGCTAGCTAAGTTTACAGGATCTAAGAATGCAGCGAACAATCATTCGATTGGCGCTGCATTTTTTTTGGCGCGAAATGACTTCAACAAATCTTTAATTACGTTTAGTGTTCTGACATGCCGTAAACAAGGCTATCAGAAGCATTTGCATGATTGATAAAATCAGCATTAGCGCGCTGTTCGTGTTGGTCATAGCCATCGAAGTAACAGTCACCAATTTCATTGCGCGGGCAAACGTGAATGTGGTCTTTGATGACCAGTTCGGTAGAACAACATGGGCAGTGTTTTACATGTCCAGTGAGTCCCGTAGATCGATTTGGTTTCATACATCCTCCTGATAGGCACTGTAATCTAATTGCCTATTTGCACCCTAAGTTACGCAAATTAGTGTGTCGTTATGATTTCACTTTTAAGTCAGTGAAAAATGATTCAGAGAGTGAATATCTAGGCATCAATGCAGATGTTCGACCGAGAGAATGTAAGACGAATCAAGCCCAGAGCAGACGCAATGGGCTTGGAATAACAGCTGAACTATTTCTAATGGGTTTATTGCTGCGCAGGGTTAATCACAAGTTGAGCATCTTGATACCCAAGTTGAGCGAGGGTGTCAAGGTTGAAATCAGTCACTATTTTAATATCACCCGCGTAGTAGGTCTCGTGATTGTTGAACGTCGTTGTATCGAATGAATCAACAGAATGCTCAGCGCCGATATCTATCATCCCTGAATATTGAGATTCAGCACTGAATTGACCAGACACGTGAGAGTAGAACGGACGGACACTTGCTCCTGCGGCGTACTGCATGCTACTCAAGCCATTGGTGTTGATTGCCCAACTCCAGTCCCACCATTTCATCTCTCCAGGAATATAGCGGTGGTCCCATTGGTAGCGGATATTGGCTTGATCTTCGCTGGTGGTTCCCATCGTAAAGGTGTGTGAGACAGTAGGGCGGTTTGTTGGATGTGAGCTCAGCGCATTGCCGCTATAACGAAGAAAACCTGTGAAGCTCACGTCGTAACTCATGTTGGTTTTGATGCGGTATGGGTAAGAGATGGTAGAGCGTAAGAACTCGACTTGAAAAGGCAGCACGGAGTGAGCAGGCACGGTAATGATGGCTTGCAGTTCTGTCGGCTCAAAACGAGTGCCACTGTTGGTATCGGAGAAACGTTGGCCTTCTTCTAGCGCGACTCTTACCTCAGTTTTTCCAACTTGTGGCCAGTGAAAGGTCTCATCAATGACGACTGAATCAGCAAGGTCGAAGCGCTGTGTTTTACTCCATTGTGTTGATTGCTCAAAATGAAGGTCGACGACGATTTGTTTAGGCTGAGCGCTATCATTGATTGCATAAGCCGAGACGGTTTCAATCAGCTCTTGGTCGGTCTCTGTTATAGAGCCGTGTAAAAAGGATGTGTTATCAAGCGTGTAAGCGAAGTTATCGACAGTGATGGTTGTCTTCTCATTACAACGCTCACCGGTACAGCTTCCATTGTTATTCCCTTTGATCTCCCAACCATGGCTAAGTTGCTCTATTGCCATATCTTGACCGACGTAACGCCCGTTATTGCCGCTAACCCAAGCGTAACCAAGACTATGAGCCAAGTAACTTAGCGGCCTGATAAAGTTCGTGTCGTCATTGACTAAAACTCGTTGAACTTCAAGGTTACTGTTCTCTTGAATAGCTTGTGCTTCGTAGTATGGCAAGCCCGCTTCTGGTGTATTGGGGTAGCACCAGGTTTTGTCGCTTGGTTGACCTGGTTTAATGAGGCCATGATAGCCGGAGCCCATGATCACCCAATCATGCTGAAGGCCAACAATGTCCCAAACATTCATGCGGGATATCAGGGCTGTTTTATGTTCTTGAGCTTCTGAATTGTTGAGAGCGCGATAGTCGAAACGACAGATATCTTCTCCAAGTTTATCTAAGACGATTTGGTCTGAGTATATCTTCGCATGAGCTGTAAAAGAGATTACCGATAGGGCAGTGCTAAATAGAATGGTTCTACTGACGTTAATCATTAATAAGTTCCTAAATGCCATTATTTGGCTATTTTTATTAGAATCG belongs to Vibrio splendidus and includes:
- a CDS encoding sphingomyelin phosphodiesterase; translated protein: MKTQWTCLSAILASASFISTSAIADTDVYLTNNTSQVMTIQTNHTGTDQLQFGDEWQQHVEQIGPWETKKLISFNRWTGVKSGKTYEFDTVVSNAVGESVTLNQTMKGHWYNSTLQHGLSAADVNLTLHDDRNIHRSTTDAFGVNAELALKADSTARYDDIYYTITPPKVDEQPEPDANTLKVMTYNIWALPAIASHIGDRYDLLPQYVKGYDVLALQEVFANGRDKFLRELAKEYPYQTKMLDKDGINIYDGGVIIVSRYPIVNEAQYVFPDCTGTDCFADKGVNYAEVIKNGQAYHVFGTHTASFDTDTARDYRQRQFKQMRQLAQSLEIPTSETVIYSGDFNVNKLKFPGDYQQMFANLQAAEPEYSGYTASTFDPRINNFAGEPMSGGENVEYLDYVVVSSEYAQKTHNNNRVDVPRSTSSELWKHYNLSDHFPVSAVIK
- a CDS encoding DUF2058 domain-containing protein, which produces MAKLTLQEQMLKAGLVNEKKLKKAKKGSKKSRVQSREAKAAAEETKLAQQAKDKELNQQLKEQQLSKEIKAQVKQLIEMNKIEQKNGEIKYNFTDGTLVKYLYVEDLTQKQLSKGILSIARQGESYVVIPTAVANKIAMRDEESIVDTQASSSDEVDEDDPYKDFVIPDDLMW
- a CDS encoding aerolysin family beta-barrel pore-forming toxin, which codes for MINVSRTILFSTALSVISFTAHAKIYSDQIVLDKLGEDICRFDYRALNNSEAQEHKTALISRMNVWDIVGLQHDWVIMGSGYHGLIKPGQPSDKTWCYPNTPEAGLPYYEAQAIQENSNLEVQRVLVNDDTNFIRPLSYLAHSLGYAWVSGNNGRYVGQDMAIEQLSHGWEIKGNNNGSCTGERCNEKTTITVDNFAYTLDNTSFLHGSITETDQELIETVSAYAINDSAQPKQIVVDLHFEQSTQWSKTQRFDLADSVVIDETFHWPQVGKTEVRVALEEGQRFSDTNSGTRFEPTELQAIITVPAHSVLPFQVEFLRSTISYPYRIKTNMSYDVSFTGFLRYSGNALSSHPTNRPTVSHTFTMGTTSEDQANIRYQWDHRYIPGEMKWWDWSWAINTNGLSSMQYAAGASVRPFYSHVSGQFSAESQYSGMIDIGAEHSVDSFDTTTFNNHETYYAGDIKIVTDFNLDTLAQLGYQDAQLVINPAQQ